GAAAAACTTAAAGCAAAAGAAACTTTAAATTACGATAAAGATAAGGAAAAATTTACGTCAGAAGAATTGAAAGAAAAATTAAATGATCCAAAAATATATGTAGATTACGGATTTGTATTTGCCTCACAGAACGGTAGTCCACTAGAAGAAAGAAATGTATCACGATATTTTAAAGAACTTCTCAAAAAAGAAAATTTGCCTGATATAAGATTGTACGACTTAAGGCATACATGTGCCACTCTCTTATTGGCAGCAGGTGAAAATCCAAAAGTAGTTAAAATCCAAAAGTAGTTAGTGAAAGATTAGGACATGCCAGTATTACATTAACGCTTGACACTTATTCTCATGTACTACCAGACATGCAGAAACAGGCAACAGATAAGCTTGAAAAAATGTTGTTTTAATTTCGCATACATTTCGCATACAAAAAGGGTATCGATAAAATATCGATACCCTTTAATTGGCTTAAATACTGGTGCGCCATCAGGGACTCGAACCCGGGGCCCGCTGATTAAGAGTCAGCTGCTCTACCAACTGAGCTAATGGCGCACGTTTTTTGGAGCGGACAACGAGACTCGAACTCGCGACCCTCACCTTGGCAAGGTGATGCTCTACCAACTGAGCTATGTCCGCATAGTAAATGGTGCGGGAGAAGGGACTTGAACCCATATGCCTTTTGGGCACTAGAACCTGAATCTAGCGCGTCTGCCAATTCCGCCACTCCCGCATTTACGCCAGATTCTTCACCATCAAAACTTAACATTACAATATTATTATTTTATATGGTGACCCATCCGCGATTCGAACGCGGGACACCCTGCTTAAAAGGCAGGTGCTCTGCCGACTGAGCTAATGGGTCATAATAATGGCTGGGATGGCAGGATTCGAACCTACGAACTGCCAGAGTCAAAGTCTGGTGCCTTACCACTTGGCTACATCCCATCAATGGGGTGGGTAGTGGGATTCGAACCCACGACCTCCAGAGCCACAATCTGGCGCTCTAGCCAACTGAACTATACCCACCATAATAAATCAGAAAAAATGGTGCGCCTGAAGAGATTCGAACTCCCGACACACGGATTAGAAGTCCGTTGCTCTATCCAGCTGAGCTACAGGCGCATATTGGAGCGGGTGATGGGAATCGAACCCACGTAGCTAGCTTGGAAGGCTAGAACTCTACCATTGAGCTACACCCGCATATGCAGTTGTCACACGCTTTCTGCCTCATTGCTCTGACAGTTTTAAATTATATCAGGAATATTTATCTTTGTCAACACCTAATATTTAATTTTTTGCGCCGCTTCTTTTCTTTTCAATAGAAAATCCCATTTCATCTATGTTTAAAATCTGCGGTACTATAATGCCATTTTCAATATTTACTATTGATATGGTCCTAAAAGAGCCCTCTCTCGGCATTGATGGGCTTCCAGGATTTAAAACAAGTACATCGTGATGATTTTGGACTACAGGCACATGTGTATGCCCAAAAAACACCGCATCAACACCAAGCTCCCTCGCTTTTTCTAATATAATATTATTATCAAATTTTACATAATACCTATGACCATGTGTCAATAATATCTTTTTTCCGTCTAACTCTATTATCTTTTCATATTTATCCCCATCACCGAAATCGCAATTTCCATATACATATTCCGTAGGAACACCAAATTCTTTACTTAAACTTATTGCATCCCTATAATAATCGCCAAGGTGTACTATATAATCAATGTTTTTGATATTCTTTAGAATATTTCTTACCGATTGTATCATTCCATGTGTGTCGCTTGTTACGAATAACCTCATTTAAAATCCTCCAAATTTTTTTCAAGATAATTTCTTAACTTTATAAGTGCCATTGCCCTATGGCTTACTTCATTTTTTTCTTCGACTGAAAGCTCAGCTAAGGTTTTACCAAGCTTATCGACATAAAAAACCGGATCATAACCAAAACCATTTTCGCCTCGAGGGTTTTCTAATATTCTACCTTCTACTTTACCCTCTATTATAACCTCTTTTTCTTTATAAATCAAAGCTATTACAGTTTTAAAAGTAGCTCTCCTCTTATTTGCCGGGACACCTTCTAACATTTTTAGTAGTTTTTTATTGTTATCATCATATGTTGCATTTTCTCCGGCAAATCTCGCAGTATACACGCCAGGTTTACCATCTAAGTAATCAACAAATAAGCCTGTATCATCTGCTATTATTATATCATCTTTATAATTTTTAAGTGACCTTGCCTTAATAAGTGCATTTTCTTCGATTGTGCTACCAGTTTCTTCAACCTCATTATAAATCCCGATGTCTCCCATTGATAATACTTCGATATTATCTTTCTTGAAAAAGTTTCTTATTTCCTCTACTTTATGTTCATTGTGGGTTGCTACTATTAGCTTCATTATGTTCAGCTCCAATTTTTAATGATAGTTCACCGAGTACATCTTTTTGTATTTCTATTATTTTTTTGAGTCCATTTTCCGCAAGTTCCATTAATTCTGTTAAATCACTTTTAGAAAATGGTCCTCCCTCACCAGTACCCTGTACTTCTACAAATTCTCCTTTGTCTGTCATAACAATATTCATATCTACATGTGCATTGCAGTCTTCTAGATAACATAAATCGAGAAGCTTATTATTGCCTACCATTCCTACGCTGACAGCAGCAACAAAACTTTTTATCGGAAATTCATTAATAGTCCCTTTTTGCAAAAGTTTATACATAGCATCAACAAGGGCTATAAATGAACCTGTTATAGAGGCTGTCCTTGTACCACCATCTGCTTGTATAACATCACAATCAATCCATACAGTCTTTTCACCAAGTACATCTAAATCGACGACAGCCCTTAGAGCTCTACCTATAAGTCTTTGGATTTCCATTGTGCGCCCTGATTGTTTCCCTTTAGTTGCCTCTCTTTGCGTTCTTGTTTCAGTTGCCCTCGGTATCATGGAATATTCACTGGTAATCCAGCCTTTTCCCGTACCCTTTTGAAATGGTGGAACTTTATCTTCTATTGATGCAGTACATATTACCTTTGTATTTCCGACTTCTATTAATACAGATCCTTCAGCATATCTATTAAAATTTCTAGTTATCTTAATAGGTCTTAAATCTTTTGCGTCTCTTCCATCTATTCTTTTCATGTCTTCAGCCCTTTCATATTTTATAATATCATTTTAGCCTTGTTTTATTTTTATTATCCATCACATTAAATACAATATTATTTTAAAACCTTTTAAGATATTTTACAAGAAAACAAATGAAAAAAACAGGCTTAATTAATGCCTGTTTTAATTATTCATATAAACTGAACCAGATACAGTAGTTTGAACACTGCCATTTTTAACCTTATCAAAGTACTCGACTATTCCATTGTATATTCCCTGTGCAACCTTCCATTGAAAATTGTCATCTTGTAAAAGTTTCGCATCAGATGGATTAGTAACAAATCCTGTTTCAACCAAAACTGCCGGCATTTTTGTCTGATTCAGAACAACTAAATTCGGTCTTTCTGATAGTCCTCTATCTGTTGTACTAATTTGTTTCATTAAATTGTCATGTATAATTTGTGCAAATGTCCTATTATCTCTAGTATCCCCTCTATCTCCATTTGGAAAATATAAAATAGTCGTTCCATTTGCGGATGGAGAATCAAAAGAATCAGAATGTATGCTTACAAAGACATCTGCGCCTGCATTATTCGCCTGATATGGTCTATCGTAAAGTCCAACATCGACATCAGACTCCCTTGAAATCATAGTCCGGTAACCACCTTTTTCAAGGAGTGTTTTTAGTTTTAATCCTATGGCCAAATTAATATCCGCTTCACGGATTCCACCAACACCTATTGCACCCGGATCTGAACCTCCATGTCCAGGATCAATATAAACGAGTTGTTTTTTGTTTGGATCTGGTTTAATTACAACCATCACTATTCCTTGCCCCATAAGTTGAACATTAAAATCTGCTTTTATATTTGTATCTGCAACGACCCTTACAGTATTTTCATCAAGTTGTGAATACCGTATATCTGTTATAATATTACCGCTGAATGGAATAGATCCTGCAAGTTTACCATCGGGCATATTTAATGACGTCTCTGGTATATCAATGATAATCTTATTGTCACCATTTCTCAATGGATTAAAATGATTTGCGTCTGTTCTTATTACAAGTTGATCACCATTATCTACCTTTGTTGCGCTTATATTTGTTACCGTATTTTTTCCGATTTTAAAAGATATATTGAATTCCTTCTTATCCTGTGATTGTGTAATAGAAAATGGCATTTGATAATCCATATTCACTACAAGCCTTGTTATTGCCGTTGGTTCTAATTGATTTTGTCCAATGTAAGCT
This portion of the Thermoanaerobacterium sp. RBIITD genome encodes:
- the rph gene encoding ribonuclease PH, with the translated sequence MKRIDGRDAKDLRPIKITRNFNRYAEGSVLIEVGNTKVICTASIEDKVPPFQKGTGKGWITSEYSMIPRATETRTQREATKGKQSGRTMEIQRLIGRALRAVVDLDVLGEKTVWIDCDVIQADGGTRTASITGSFIALVDAMYKLLQKGTINEFPIKSFVAAVSVGMVGNNKLLDLCYLEDCNAHVDMNIVMTDKGEFVEVQGTGEGGPFSKSDLTELMELAENGLKKIIEIQKDVLGELSLKIGAEHNEANSSNPQ
- a CDS encoding XTP/dITP diphosphatase — encoded protein: MKLIVATHNEHKVEEIRNFFKKDNIEVLSMGDIGIYNEVEETGSTIEENALIKARSLKNYKDDIIIADDTGLFVDYLDGKPGVYTARFAGENATYDDNNKKLLKMLEGVPANKRRATFKTVIALIYKEKEVIIEGKVEGRILENPRGENGFGYDPVFYVDKLGKTLAELSVEEKNEVSHRAMALIKLRNYLEKNLEDFK
- a CDS encoding N-acetylmuramoyl-L-alanine amidase family protein, which produces MKKVITFFALLMLLSTLYITAYAYKGYIPIDNKMINYNAPDVTITVDGKPFNTSTNPPLILDGNTIVPARSIAEGLGAKVDWDIATQTVTITKDKVFKFFIGRDYAIVDGNKVSLPAPARIVNWGVSYVPMRFLFENLGYDVKWIGDKYLIQATKKAVSSLPTVNNINITDFTSTFSNGVYTITVKADGPISYKQGTVNDDTSVRVYFDFSNAINASASKQISINKNGLNLAYIGQNQLEPTAITRLVVNMDYQMPFSITQSQDKKEFNISFKIGKNTVTNISATKVDNGDQLVIRTDANHFNPLRNGDNKIIIDIPETSLNMPDGKLAGSIPFSGNIITDIRYSQLDENTVRVVADTNIKADFNVQLMGQGIVMVVIKPDPNKKQLVYIDPGHGGSDPGAIGVGGIREADINLAIGLKLKTLLEKGGYRTMISRESDVDVGLYDRPYQANNAGADVFVSIHSDSFDSPSANGTTILYFPNGDRGDTRDNRTFAQIIHDNLMKQISTTDRGLSERPNLVVLNQTKMPAVLVETGFVTNPSDAKLLQDDNFQWKVAQGIYNGIVEYFDKVKNGSVQTTVSGSVYMNN
- a CDS encoding metallophosphoesterase, translating into MRLFVTSDTHGMIQSVRNILKNIKNIDYIVHLGDYYRDAISLSKEFGVPTEYVYGNCDFGDGDKYEKIIELDGKKILLTHGHRYYVKFDNNIILEKARELGVDAVFFGHTHVPVVQNHHDVLVLNPGSPSMPREGSFRTISIVNIENGIIVPQILNIDEMGFSIEKKRSGAKN